Proteins from a single region of Bactrocera neohumeralis isolate Rockhampton unplaced genomic scaffold, APGP_CSIRO_Bneo_wtdbg2-racon-allhic-juicebox.fasta_v2 cluster10, whole genome shotgun sequence:
- the LOC126765325 gene encoding uncharacterized protein LOC126765325 encodes MIAILTGMQTGYTKYMCFLCKWDSRATSSRYHIKYFEERKENIIGDLNVIHESLVPKDKVILPPLHIKLGVVKNFIKSLNTQGYAFKRIQTIFPRLSAAKLKEGMLVGPDIRKLLQDEEFYGHLSDMQKTAFDFMQLVISEFLGNSKAQNYAEIIENMLIGFNNIGVKMSLKLHFLHSHLNFFKENLGAVSDEHGERFHQDIKVLEERFKGKSQSVMLAEYVWGLYRNLDTSEHSRQAKYRNAY; translated from the exons ATGATTGCAATATTGACTGGAATGCAAACAGGatacacaaaatatatgtgCTTTCTTTGTAAATGGGATTCACGTGCTACCAGCAGCCGttatcatattaaatatttcgaagaacgtaaagaaaatattattggtGACTTAAATGTAATCCATGAATCTCTTGTCCCAAAAGATAAGGTCATACTTCCACCGCTGCATATTAAGTTGGGCgtggtgaaaaattttattaaaagcttaaaTACACAAGGATATGCTTTCAAACGCATTCAAACAATTTTCCCCAGATTATCTgcagcaaaattaaaagaag GAATGCTCGTTGGACCcgatataagaaaattattacaagatgaagaattttatggTCATCTGTCGGATATGCAAAAGACAGCATTTGACTTTATGCAGCTGGTTATATCAGAATTCCTTGGAAACTCAAAAGCACAAAACTATgcagaaattattgaaaacatgctaATCGGTTTTAACAATATTGGCGTTAAGATGTCACTAAAGCTGCATTTTCTGCACTCtcatctcaatttttttaaagaaaaccttgGAGCGGTTTCAGATGAACACGGTGAAAGGTTTCATCAGGATATAAAGGTATTGGAAGAAAGATTCAAAGGGAAATCCCAAAGTGTAATGCTTGCTGAATACGTATGGGGCTTGTACAGAAACCTTGACACATCGGAACATTCACGTCAAGCTAAATACAGGAACGCATATTAA